The nucleotide window tcagtCTCTCTTGGTCTTCTGGACAGACGATTGAAAGTGGTGTGTGAGCGCATGTAGAAGctatcctactgtacaaaggtaaaattaaaatTACTTGTTCCATCCACTTTTGTTTCTGGTCTCAAATAACACTGACATATAGACCTCAGAAGGTTGTTCACAAGAAAATGCAGTCCTAAGGCCCAaaagggttccccatccttggaaaACATTAATGCTTTAAACAAAGTTATTGTAATCCTTTATTTacataaaccacttagaggtcatGGATGATTAAAGGTTTGTCAGCTACAGCTGGGAAGCATGCTTTACTGGAATAGCTTGATCattgtagtccatgtgttggtaaccttgctcatggattactgcaatgcactctatgtggggctgaccttgggcctgtttggaagatccagctggtgcaaaatgctgtgggcagattactgatgggagcacatggctgacaaGATGTGACACCACTGTTAATTTTTTTTCCATTCACCCCCTTCTACTATGGAGCAAAGTACAAAGTCCtttatattaatttacaaagcccagaACAACTTAGGTCTAGGGTACCTTAGGGATcaactgaacccttatatcccagctcgaccactgagatcatctgcaggagcgatGCACTGGTTATCTCCTGAGTTGGCGAGGCTTATTTAACATTGAATAAAAATTGGGCTTTCAGTGTTATCAGCCTAgttttctggaatgctctgccaacagagattcagcaaactccttctgttttaacctttaaacatctgctgaaaaatgttctgttccaccaggcttatgtagGCAGTTAACAAGATGGCTCTTTGCAATAGCTGACCTTGTTTTTcctgtattttcctgtattttttctgtattttaatggtttttatgatatagttgttgttttaattgtttttttttaaaaaaatgaaatagcggtatacaaatatgtttataaataaactataaatcaTGGTAACTTCAAAAAACTTCAATCTGGgctacataaaataaatatataaaataatttgaaTATAGAAGTATAATTTTATGTAACTTTTCTTTATTATATACGATTATAGTCATTCATTTACCAGAGCATGTATACAAGTGCAACAAACATATATTTCAGCCTTTCACAGCTACAAAGTCAGTAAGAATCTCTCGAGCAAGAGTTAGTTCTGGTCAATATTCAAATGAGAAGATAGTTTGTCACATCAAAAAGTAACAAagaacttctttaaaaaacaaattcagtGCACGTTAGTTTATGTGTATCTATCAGACCACCACAAAATAAACTACATGCATATATAATTAATAATGATTAAATACATAATATCTAGacagattaaaataaaatcatttaaaaactgATAATTAAGTTACAAGTTCTGAGTCTCCCTGGCCAGAtacatcatttcttttctctttactTAAATTAATAACTCACGGATATGTAAGTACCCAATTGAGTGATACTAAGCAAACATGCCTCTATATCCAAGGATTGGGAAATTCCAGACCACTCTATCCATTACTTAGGACACTCCCTGGGCAATGACTAATTCCACAGGCCAGCCCGCACCACCTATTCACTGTGCACACCTTCTTTGAGTGCTGTTGCCTGgctaaaatgtgtccttgaactccgatattgtctcttgcttgcctggatagagtgtACATGAGTatgtatacatgtatgtatgtgtctaatcctctgacttttgcatgcctGGGATAGAGAAAGGTAAGAGTAGTCTCTACTTTTCCATCCACATTTGTGTCTCACCATGCCCACATTTGTCTCTGGCTTCACCCACTAAGGCATGTGGTCTTGAGCAAGTTGctgatgaggaaatgtggtcCCTAGgctggaggggaaaaaaacacctcCACATCTGCTGTAAATCAATGAAGAGTCTGAGTAACTGGAGGCGGAGGGTTAGATCAAAATGCTGAGCAAAGACCAGACTACTCATGCACATATTTCCCCTTTCCCACTTGATTCCCAGTCCCTGAACAATAATGCAGTAGGCTGCTGTGAAGTCCATATGAATGGAATGGGATGTGGTTGTAAGGGGGATGCAGGGGACAGGGAAGAATCAGACAAAAATGAtcataagaaagaaaaagaagaattgTGATATGCCTGAGATGCAGCCTAAGGAATTATCGGAGGAGACTTTTAATTTTCTTTGGTATTTTCCACACCGCCTCTTGGATGTCCTTGttcctgaagctataaataaTGGGGTTAAGAACTGGTGGCAAAACTGTATACAGTACAGCAGAAATCAGGTCTACTGTGGGGGAGGAAAGGCTTTTAGGTCTCATGTATGAAAAAAGAGCTGTGGTCATGAATAAAGAAAAGACAGTTAGGTGGGGAGTGCAGGTAGAGAAAGCTTTATATCTACCTTGAACTGATGGGATCCTCAGCACAGCAGAGAAGATGTTGCCATAGGAAGCAAAGATCAACCCAACACAAAATGTATCCAATGGGATAGCAGTGACAAACAACAGAATCTGGTTAACTTTTGTATTAGAGCAAGATATCTTTTGTAACTGAGGGATATCACAGAAATACTGCCCAATAATATTAGTCCCACAGAAATCGAGCTTGAAAGTGGCACTGGTCTGTACTGATGAATAGATCAGGGTGCTAatccaggaagcagctgccatTTGGGTGCAGGCATCCCAGTTCATTATTAGCCTGTACTGTAGAGGACGACAGATTGCAACATAACGGTCATAAGCCATGACAGTGAGCAAGGCAATCTCGGAACCTGCAAAGCTgataattaagaaaacctgggcaGCACAGCCGGCAAAAGAAATCAGTCTGTTGTCTGTCAAAGAAGCAACCATGGATTTGGGGATAGTAGTTGTGATGTAACCAATGTCTGTCAGTGACAGGTTAACTAAAAAGAAGTACATTGGGGCATGTAGTTGGTGGTTTAGAGCAATGGCAGCGATAATGAGAAAATTCCCTACTAAGGCTATCAAATAAATGCAGAGAAACATCACAAAATACAAAATCTGCTCATCTTGGTTTTTGGAAAATCCCATCAGAAGGAATTCTGTTACCGTTGACTGGTTGACCATATTACCACTTCAAACTGTTCTGCAGAAAAGATTTCCAAGTGGATAGCTGGATAGagagaaataaataaagaggCTTGTCTCACCTTAAAGTATAAGGGAATTATGATAGTGAATTAGGTGAGGGTGGGGATGGgaaagagatttgattcagtttgcatttgtcaCCAAATCTGTCAGATTCACACTTGCCAAACCAATGTGAGAACTGATATACAACCATCTTTCAAGTttttcacttatctgaattttacaatgcaattctccaacctaacagattttacaaaaatgcatacattaaggaAAATGTATATGAAATGACTATAttcatacaaatatgcattctgtttggagcaattgcttgcaataatatgtgcatttttaaaaattgcatgcaTAAATATGTATAATTGGAGAAATTCACATataaatgctgaagaaatttcctcaggaatttttttttaaaaaaaatgtgtacatatacatgtgtgggcacacacacacagtgctgcagaaatgtgaagtactgaatttccaactggaaaaatgagaaatggagagaaccaacacCAACACAGATTTTTTCATTCCTAGTTGTG belongs to Rhineura floridana isolate rRhiFlo1 chromosome 11, rRhiFlo1.hap2, whole genome shotgun sequence and includes:
- the LOC133367811 gene encoding olfactory receptor 14A16-like, with amino-acid sequence MVNQSTVTEFLLMGFSKNQDEQILYFVMFLCIYLIALVGNFLIIAAIALNHQLHAPMYFFLVNLSLTDIGYITTTIPKSMVASLTDNRLISFAGCAAQVFLIISFAGSEIALLTVMAYDRYVAICRPLQYRLIMNWDACTQMAAASWISTLIYSSVQTSATFKLDFCGTNIIGQYFCDIPQLQKISCSNTKVNQILLFVTAIPLDTFCVGLIFASYGNIFSAVLRIPSVQGRYKAFSTCTPHLTVFSLFMTTALFSYMRPKSLSSPTVDLISAVLYTVLPPVLNPIIYSFRNKDIQEAVWKIPKKIKSLLR